A genomic window from Lotus japonicus ecotype B-129 chromosome 1, LjGifu_v1.2 includes:
- the LOC130728438 gene encoding MDIS1-interacting receptor like kinase 2-like, whose protein sequence is MVQMLVLINQARSQIQIMFLCLLLTFLLPKAAAEETEANALLKWKQSLDNQSQALLSNWTGSDPCKWRGIQCDKSSSISSISLENYGLKGTLHNLSFSSLPNLLTLNIYNNSFSGTIPPQVGNMSKLNVLNLSINPFDGFIPQEIWTLRTLHGLDLSQCQLEGAIPSSIGNLSKLSYLDFSTNKLSGHIPPEIGKLKNLEYLSIADNQLSGPIPREIGMLTKVSIFDLSLNPLSGPIPETIGNMSSLNEFYLRNTTHLSGTIPPSIGNLSNLSLLYLYNNNLSGSIPASIGNLVNLKELWLSDNKLSGPIPSTIGSLTKLTDLFLRFNRLSGPIPASIGNLINLNSLSLQQNNLSGTIPTTIGNLKNLFKLELSSNKLNGSILQSLNNLTILDTLLLDNNDFIGHLPPEICSGGFLMYFMAFNNHFTGPVPRSLKNCSNIVRLAIDKNQIEGDISQDFGVYPDVEFVDLSDNKLYGPISPKWGKNLNLNTLKLSNNNISGGIPIELVGATKLGRLDLSSNHLTGNLPKELRSLAQLSELKISNNDISGIIPAEIGLLQMLETLDLGGNELSGTIPEKVMILPRLLKLNLSMNKIEGNIPSQFTKTLISLDLSGNLLNGMIPPSLGNSEDLLMLNLSHNSLSGTIPSTFSRTLDFVNISDNQLEGPIPNSPAFLNAPIESFKNNKGLCGNVKGLRRCSKRNKVIMWVLLAVGIVILVLCGVGLSMYLLCRSKPKEEIQSEEEPERVALFSVWSYDGKIMFENIIEATENFDDKYLIGVGGQGNVYRALLPAGLVVAVKKLHSVTDEEMSNFSSKAFISEIQTLTEIRHRNVIKLHGFCLHSKFSFLVYEFLEGGSLDQVLNSDTQAAAFDWEKRVNVVKGVANALSYMHHDCSPPIIHRDISSKNVLLDLQYEAHVSDFGTAKFLKPGSHTWTAFAGTFGYAAPELAQTMQVNEKCDVYSFGVFALEIIMGMHPGDLISSLMSPSTVPMVNDLLLIDILDQRPHQVEKPIDEEVILIASLALACLRKNPHSRPTMDQVSKALVLGKPPLALGYQFPMVRVGQLH, encoded by the exons ATGGTACAAATGCTGGTTTTGATTAATCAAGCACGCTCCCAAATCCAGATCATGTTTCTGTGTCTCCTTCTAACATTTTTGCTTCCCAAAGCAGCAGCTGAAGAGACTGAAGCAAATGCTCTATTGAAGTGGAAACAAAGCCTTGACAACCAAAGCCAAGCTCTCTTGTCAAATTGGACAGGTTCTGATCCATGCAAATGGAGAGGAATCCAGTGTGACAAATCCAGCTCCATCTCTAGCATAAGTCTGGAAAATTATGGACTAAAAGGTACACTCCACAATCTCAGTTTCTCCTCACTCCCCAACCTACTTACCCTAAATATCTATAACAACTCCTTTTCTGGGACCATCCCCCCACAAGTAGGTAACATGTCCAAATTAAATGTTTTGAACTTGTCTATAAATCCCTTTGATGGTTTCATTCCTCAAGAGATTTGGACATTAAGGACTCTACATGGCCTTGATCTTTCCCAATGTCAACTAGAGGGAGCTATTCCTAGCTCCATAGGAAACTTGTCCAAACTATCATATCTAGACTTTAGTACCAACAAGTTGTCTGGCCACATTCCTCCAGAGATTGGAAAATTGAAAAACTTGGAGTATCTTAGCATAGCAGACAATCAACTTTCTGGTCCCATTCCTAGAGAAATTGGGATGCTTACAAAAGTTAGTATTTTTGACCTCTCACTGAACCCTCTCTCTGGTCCTATCCCTGAAACAATAGgtaatatgagcagtttaaatGAATTTTATCTTCGCAACACAACCCACTTGTCTGGAACAATCCCACCTTCCATAGGGAACCTGTCTAACCTGTCTTTGCTCTACCTTTACAACAATAATCTTTCTGGATCAATACCAGCTTCCATAGGAAACTTGGTCAATTTGAAAGAACTTTGGCTAAGTGACAACAAGCTTTCAGGGCCCATTCCATCCACCATTGGGAGCTTAACAAAGCTCACAGATTTGTTCTTGCGCTTTAATCGTCTTTCTGGACCGATTCCTGCCTCTATAGGGAACCTGATCAATTTGAATTCCCTGAGTCTCCAACAAAACAATCTCTCAGGAACTATTCCTACCACAATTGGTAATTTGAAAAATCTCTTCAAGTTGGAACTGTCCAGCAACAAACTCAATGGTAGCATTCTACAGAGCCTGAATAATTTAACCATCTTGGATACCTTGTTATTAGACAATAATGATTTCATTGGCCATTTGCCACCTGAAATCTGCTCTGGTGGGTTTCTAATGTACTTCATGGCTTTTAACAACCATTTTACTGGTCCAGTACCAAGAAGCTTGAAGAACTGCTCAAATATTGTTAGACTCGCGATTGATAAAAATCAAATAGAAGGGGACATATCACAAGATTTTGGTGTGTATCCTGATGTGGAATTTGTTGACCTGAGTGACAATAAATTGTATGGCCCCATTTCACCTAAGTGGGGGAAGAACCTTAATCTTAACACCCTCAAGTTATCCAACAATAACATTTCTGGTGGCATACCAATAGAACTTGTTGGAGCAACCAAGCTTGGCAGGCTTGACCTTTCTTCAAACCACCTGACTGGGAATCTTCCAAAGGAGCTACGAAGCCTGGCACAATTATCTGAGCTCAAGATTAGTAACAATGACATTTCAGGAATAATTCCAGCAGAAATTGGATTGCTACAGATGCTTGAAACTTTGGATCTTGGAGGAAATGAATTGAGTGGCACAATACCAGAAAAAGTTATGATCTTACCCAGGTTGCTGAAGTTAAATTTGAGCATGAACAAAATTGAAGGAAACATTCCCTCACAGTTTACCAAAACTCTGATCTCTCTGGATCTTAGTGGCAATCTATTGAATGGAATGATACCACCAAGTCTGGGAAATTCGGAGGACTTGTTAATGTTGAATCTCTCACATAATAGTCTTTCCGGCACCATTCCTTCCACTTTCAGTAGAACACTGGATTTTGTTAACATATCAGACAACCAGTTAGAAGGGCCAATTCCAAACAGTCCAGCTTTTCTTAATGCTCCAATTGAAtcatttaaaaataacaaaGGGCTGTGTGGTAATGTCAAAGGCCTCAGACGTTGCTCAAAGAGGAACAAAGTCATCATGTGGGTACTTCTTGCTGTGGGAATTGTAATACTAGTGTTGTGTGGGGTGGGGCTCTCAATGTATCTACTTTGTAGAAGTAAACCAAAGGAAGAAATTCAATCTGAAGAAGAACCTGAAAGGGTAGCACTCTTTTCCGTGTGGAGCTATGATGGAAAGATAATGTTTGAGAATATCATTGAAGCTACAGAGAATTTTGATGACAAATATCTCATTGGAGTGGGAGGTCAAGGAAACGTTTACAGGGCGTTGTTGCCAGCAGGTTTGGTTGTGGCTGTGAAGAAGCTTCATTCAGTGACAGATGAGGAAATGTCAAATTTCAGCTCAAAGGCTTTCATCAGCGAGATTCAAACCTTGACGGAAATTAGGCACCGGAATGTCATAAAGCTTCATGGGTTTTGCTTACACTCAAAGTTCTCATTCTTGGTTTATGAGTTCTTGGAAGGGGGAAGCTTGGATCAAGTGCTAAACAGTGACACACAAGCAGCAGCATTTGATTGGGAAAAGAGGGTGAATGTTGTGAAAGGTGTGGCCAACGCTTTGTCCTATATGCACCATGATTGTTCTCCTCCTATAATTCACCGCGACATATCAAGCAAGAATGTTCTTCTAGATCTTCAATATGAAGCTCATGTCTCTGATTTTGGAACAGCAAAGTTTCTGAAGCCTGGTTCACATACTTGGACCGCATTTGCAGGCACCTTTGGTTATGCAGCTCCAG AGCTCGCTCAGACAATGCAAGTGAATGAGAAATGTGATGTATATAGCTTTGGGGTGTTTGCTTTGGAAATCATCATGGGAATGCATCCAGGAGATCTTATTTCTTCATTGATGTCACCATCTACAGTACCAATGGTTAATGATTTGCTATTGATTGATATTTTAGATCAAAGACCTCATCAGGTTGAAAAACCAATTGATGAGGAGGTGATCTTGATTGCAAGTCTGGCACTTGCTTGCTTGAGGAAAAATCCACATTCTCGTCCAACTATGGATCAAGTATCCAAGGCTCTTGTATTAGGAAAGCCACCTTTGGCTTTGGGGTACCAGTTTCCTATGGTAAGAGTAGGACAACTCCACTAA